The following coding sequences lie in one Apostichopus japonicus isolate 1M-3 chromosome 13, ASM3797524v1, whole genome shotgun sequence genomic window:
- the LOC139978221 gene encoding protein sidekick-1-like isoform X2, with translation MGRFCLTLFSFCVVISLTWACDVSNESQAPSDILLTGVTRCSLKFTWKPPQDCQTQNGNITSYSYKLQNADGEEVRNGTTEKTYVALGDLERNRKYYFMVSAVNSEEKGPYSEPVWEETRYRRPTCPGNSPLRFGGVLRSTAGSVSSRPWGTGQPIFILPHHLRKNPFKRGGAVLIVWFGTAKNCGGSSVPCPGRVTETQVSSACPIEEAPDDEFSQCNAACPRYSDNTTKFSKESNSSSNLLLTWRDWVVTVDIGIGPITGYLLRHGELGESSTDIQKGLSLHHLFTDLIDKTWYSFEVIGRTGSSTVGGGLCDGSASFKVLHITGCEEPSGKPGQPRRVYLHRRGTSQTSLTFRWYPENCSFGNYTLVSDNRIIKTEIICISKYYIVLDNLTACTKYEFQLQFVNTIGAGPKGFARGTTKCDTQSP, from the exons atggGTCGTTTTTGCCTGACTCTCTTCAGCTTCTGTGTTGTAATCTCTCTTACCTGGGCCTGTGATGTTAGCAATGAAAGTC AAGCTCCCAGCGATATTTTACTGACTGGAGTGACCCGATGCTCACTGAAATTCACCTGGAAACCTCCTCAGGACTGTCAGAcacaaaatggtaacatcaccaGTTATTCATACAAACTACAGAACGCTGATGGAGAAGAAGTGCGTAATGGAACAACGGAGAAGACTTACGTAGCTCTTGGTGACCTAGAACGGAACAGAAAATATTACTTCATGGTGAGCGCCGTCAACTCTGAAGAAAAAGGACCATACAGTGAACCCGTCTGGGAGGAAACGCGTTACAGAA GACCCACATGTCCTGGCAATAGTCCATTGCGGTTTGGAGGAGTCTTACGGAGTACTGCAGGCTCAGTTAGCAGTCGGCCATGGGGAACTGGTCAACCTATCTTTATTCTCCCTCATCACCTCCGGAAGAATCCATTCAAAAGGGGAGGTGCAGTTCTAATAGTCTGGTTCGGTACAGCTAAAAACTGTGGTGGCTCTTCAGTTCCCTGCCCAGGAAGAGTAACGGAAACTCAGGTATCAAGCGCGTGCCCCATAGAGGAAGCCCCAGATGATGAATTCTCGCAGTGTAATGCAG CTTGTCCACGGTATTCGGATAATACCACAAAATTTAGCAAAGAGAGTAATAGTTCGTCAAATCTTCTCCTAACCTGGAGGGATTGGGTCGTCACAGTTGACATAGGTATCGGACCTATTACAGGTTACCTTCTGCGCCATGGCGAACTGGGAGAGTCTTCAACCGATATTCAGAAGGGGCTTAGCCTGCATCATCTGTTTACTGACCTCATCGATAAGACTTGGTACTCTTTCGAAGTTATCGGAAGGACGGGCTCGTCAACTGTGGGTGGTGGATTATGTGACGGCTCTGCGTCATTCAAGGTTCTACACATTACGGGCTGTGAAG AACCATCAGGAAAACCAGGGCAACCAAGAAGAGTGTACCTGCATCGGCGAGGGACGAGCCAAACGTCACTCACATTTCGATGGTATCCTGAAAACTGCAGCTTCGGGAACTACACCCTTGTTAGTGATAACAGGATAATCAAAACAGAGATAATATGCATATCTAAATATTATATCGTATTGGATAACCTCACCGCATGcacaaaatatgaatttcaGTTACAATTTGTCAACACCATTGGTGCAGGGCCAAAAGGTTTCGCGAGAGGAACTACGAAATGTGATA CGCAATCCCCGTAA
- the LOC139978225 gene encoding uncharacterized protein translates to MREANVFSIQVSFCQRQSTRDYTNNSMFDWIRKLTDIKGDGSPVPDTDPAMCAFGAFLIRDASHIYKEIDVVRGKLEEAFAAKRFEDVSKLYTEDCRFMPPGQPLISGREGVCAAATQMWTGGIRTIKLEMEEAVGLGGDWAYSRGFVTFLLEDGSVAMPGKYFALWKRVDGQLQLFTDIFNRIK, encoded by the exons ATGAGGGAGGCGAATGTATTCAGTATTCAGGTATCATTTTGCCAAAGACAATCGACGCGTGACTATACAAACAATTCTATGTTCGATTGGATAAGAAAGCTAACAGATATCAAGGGAGATGGATCGCCTGTTCCTGACACTGATCCAGCTATGTGCGCTTTTGGGGCTTTTCTAATCAGAGATGCTAGTC ACATATATAAAGAGATTGATGTTGTTCGAGGAAAGCTTGAGGAAGCTTTTGCTGCAAAGAGGTTCGAAGATGTCAGCAAGCTCTATACAGAGGATTGTCGGTTCATGCCTCCAGGTCAACCACTCATTAGTGGTAGAGAAG GAGTATGTGCAGCCGCAACTCAAATGTGGACTGGAGGCATCAGAACTATCAAACTAGAAATGGAAGAAGCAGTTGGTCTTGGAGGTGACTGGGCCTACTCCAGAGGGTTCGTTACATTTCTCTTGGAAGACGGTTCTGTCGCAATGCCCGGAAA ATATTTTGCTCTATGGAAACGAGTTGATGGACAGTTACAACTCTTTACGGATATTTTCAACCGAATCAAGTAA